The proteins below are encoded in one region of Triticum aestivum cultivar Chinese Spring chromosome 1B, IWGSC CS RefSeq v2.1, whole genome shotgun sequence:
- the LOC123101214 gene encoding putative disease resistance protein RGA3 — protein MLRMKRPLPKAKKWEIICSDNVLLSWNECIVSQNSASSSPVTTRLSVGACKGPHQWRWLQHFPGLLSLDIANCGDLTCSPYIIQLLSSLKELCLEDEDMEELPIWLGELPSLKYLNIHGSNGVKELNENMKQLTKLESLELYFCKSISAVPHWLGELTSLKKLWIHNNEGLRSLPASIQQLTSLQEIVLIHCYALEQVVAETEEGKMKLADNQQRESALPTSLKSLYLYECVSIKSFPEGIHKLTNLQDLTIRRCPGLKEWCELEETKTFLARIGKKLIEF, from the exons ATGCTAAGGATGAAAAGGCCTCTGCCTAAAGCTAAAAAATGGGAGATAATATGCAGTGACAATGTGTTATTATCGTGGAATGAGTGCATTGTGTCACAGAACAGTGCTTCCTCTTCTCCAGTAACTACTAGGCTGTCAGTTGGAGCCTGCAAGGGGCCTCACCAATGGAGGTGGCTTCAACACTTTCCTGGACTCCTTTCTTTGGATATTGCCAATTGTGGCGATCTAACCTGCTCACCGTATATCATCCAACTACTGTCCTCTTTGAAGGAACTATGCCTAGAAGACGAAGACATGGAAGAACTGCCAATATGGTTGGGCGAGCTACCATCCCTAAAGTATCTGAATATACATGGTAGCAATGGTGTAAAGGAGTTGAATGAGAACATGAAGCAACTCACAAAGCTTGAATCACTGGAACTGTATTTCTGCAAAAGCATATCTGCAGTGCCACATTGGCTAGGCGAATTGACCTCTCTCAAGAAACTTTGGATACATAACAATGAAGGCTTGAGGTCTTTGCCGGCAAGCATCCAACAACTCACCAGCCTCCAGGAAATAGTACTTATTCACTGCTATGCATTAGAGCAGGTGGTTGCTGAAACAGAGGAGGGAAAGATGAAGCTGGCTGACAACCAACAAAGGGAATCTGCACTGCCCACCTCTCTAAAGAGTCTTTATCTGTATGAATGTGTTAGTATCAAGTCTTTTCCCGAGGGAATACATAAACTCACTAACCTACAGGACCTAACAATAAGGAGGTGCCCGGGACTAAAGGAATGGTGTGAATTAGAGGAGACCAAGACCTTTCTGGCTCGCATAGGAAAGAAG CTGATTGAGTTCTAG
- the LOC123101225 gene encoding berberine bridge enzyme-like Cyn d 4, with the protein MARTPPRTTILHHLVLTLCVLSGQNTSSLASTAAIDEFLGCLSADIPSRLIQTPATPSYSALLLSTARNLRYILPDTSKPLGIIAATEHAHVQTTVCCGRRHGVRVRVRSGGHDYEGLSYASVHLNKHKEPFAVLDLAALRAIHVDPARAEAWVESGATLGELYYAVGSASCSLGFPAGSCPTVGIGGHLSGGGFGSLARKYGLSADNVLDALVVDADGRLMNRSTMGEDLFWAIRGGGGESFGVVLSWKVRLVPVPETVTVFSIIRSRNQSAIELITKWQEMAPASPQDLYLRVLVLNQQANFQALFLGRCGDLHRLMQYRFPELGMTEQNCQEVSWVQSTVFFGFSATSIPLKQLLNRSSNPRYYLKVKSDHVQEPIPKDVWESIWTAWLEKPEAALLMLDPYGGLMSSISPSETPFPHRQGNLYQLQYYSVWYENGTAAAEKRMSWVRGLYKEMEPYVSNNPRAVYVNYRDLDLGTNELDGNVTSYEKARVSWGHKYFKGNFKRLAAVKTMVDPHDFFRNEQSIPPLPAAAKMIP; encoded by the coding sequence atggcaaggACACCACCGAGGACGACAATTTTACACCACCTTGTCCTAACTCTCTGCGTCCTCTCGGGTCAAAACACGTCCTCTTTAGCTTCCACTGCTGCGATCGATGAATTCCTTGGCTGCCTCTCCGCGGACATCCCGTCTCGCCTCATCCAGACCCCGGCAACCCCGTCCTACTCTGCCCTCCTGCTCTCCACCGCCCGGAACCTCCGCTACATCCTGCCGGACACCTCCAAGCCTCTAGGGATCATCGCGGCCACCGAGCACGCCCACGTGCAAACCACCGTGTGCTGCGGCCGCCGCCACGGCGTCCGCGTCCGCGTGCGAAGCGGCGGCCACGACTACGAGGGCCTCTCCTACGCCTCCGTCCACCTCAACAAGCACAAGGAGCCCTTCGCGGTGCTGGACCTCGCCGCCCTCCGGGCGATCCACGTCGACCCGGCGCGTGCTGAGGCGTGGGTCGAGTCCGGCGCCACCCTTGGCGAGCTCTACTACGCCGTCGGCTCCGCCAGCTGCTCGCTCGGGTTCCCGGCGGGCTCGTGCCCCACCGTGGGCATTGGTGGCCACCTGAGCGGCGGCGGGTTCGGCTCGCTGGCACGCAAGTATGGCCTCTCCGCCGACAATGTCCTCGACGCCCTCGTCGTGGACGCTGACGGAAGGCTGATGAACAGGAGCACCATGGGGGAGGACCTCTTCTGGGCTATCCGTGGCGGAGGCGGCGAGAGCTTCGGCGTCGTGCTGTCGTGGAAGGTGCGGCTAGTCCCCGTGCCGGAGACCGTCACGGTGTTCAGCATCATCCGGTCAAGGAACCAATCCGCTATCGAATTGATTACCAAATGGCAGGAGATGGCACCGGCTTCACCGCAAGACCTGTACCTCCGCGTGCTCGTGCTGAACCAGCAGGCTAATTTCCAGGCGCTGTTTCTTGGCCGATGCGGCGACCTCCATCGGCTCATGCAATATCGCTTCCCTGAGCTTGGAATGACGGAGCAAAACTGCCAGGAGGTGAGCTGGGTCCAGTCCACGGTCTTCTTCGGCTTCTCCGCGACGTCCATACCACTGAAGCAGCTCCTCAACAGGAGCAGCAATCCGCGCTACTATCTCAAGGTCAAGTCCGACCACGTGCAAGAGCCCATTCCAAAGGACGTGTGGGAGAGCATATGGACGGCGTGGCTCGAGAAGCCCGAGGCGGCGCTGCTCATGCTGGACCCTTACGGTGGCTTGATGAGCAGCATCTCACCGTCGGAAACGCCGTTCCCGCACCGGCAGGGGAACCTTTACCAGCTCCAGTACTACTCAGTCTGGTACGAGAACGGGACGGCGGCAGCGGAGAAGCGAATGAGCTGGGTCAGGGGACTGTACAAGGAGATGGAGCCTTACGTGTCCAACAACCCAAGGGCTGTGTATGTCAACTACAGGGACCTTGACCTGGGGACGAATGAGTTGGACGGTAACGTGACCAGCTATGAGAAGGCTAGAGTCAGCTGGGGACACAAGtatttcaaaggaaattttaagAGGTTGGCAGCTGTGAAGACCATGGTGGATCCCCATGATTTCTTCAGGAATGAGCAGAGCATCCCTCCTCTTCCCGCTGCTGCCAAAATGATACCGTAG